Within the Malus sylvestris chromosome 4, drMalSylv7.2, whole genome shotgun sequence genome, the region GCTATAACTAATGCAGTTCGGTGTTGTGTTGACTATAGAAACATTAATGGAGCCACTTCTAATGAtgaatatcccatgcccatAGCTGACTTATCCGTAGATGCAGTGGCAAAACATAAGGTGTTATCTTTCATAGATGGTAATGCTggttataatcagataaaatggctaaagaagatatacacaaaacaacttttagatGCCTAGGCCAAGTTGGAGCATATGAATACTTAGTCATGCCATTCAGATTTAAAAATATTGGTGCAACCTATCAAAGAGAAATGAATGCCATTTGTCATGACTTGATTACCCATAGCATGGAAGTATACATTGATGAAATCGTGGTGAAGTCTAAAACTGAAGAACAACACTTGATAGACTTCAGACAAGCCTTAACAAGAATGAGGATCCATAAGCTAAAAATGAATCCTAAGAAATGTGCTTTTGGGTTAAGATCAGGCAACTTTTTGGGATTCCTTGTTCACCAAAGAGGGGTAAAGGTTGACAAGAACAAAGCTCGGGCAATAATGGAATCACCTCTTCCCACCAATAAAGTACAACtacaaaggctgcttgggaaAATGAACTTCTTAAAGAGATTCATTGCTAACTTGGTGGGCAAGATATAGCCGTTAACTCATCTGTTGAGGTTAAAAGACAAAGAAGAGTTTGAGTGGAGCCTACCACAACAAGAAGCCTTTGACAGAATAAAGGCTTACTTGGCCTCTCCACCAATGTTCATGCCACATCAGAGAGGGAAGTCTTTAAAGCTTTATATTTCTACGTCTGAAAAGTCAATGGGAAGCTTGCTGGCTCAAAACAATGAAAGGGGAAAGAGCAAGCAATTTACTACCTCAATAGAATCCTTATTGAGGTAGAAAGAAGATACACACCAGTAGAAAGGTTGTGTTTGGCTTTATACTTCACTACCTACaagctaaggcattacatgttgccTTGCCACATCCACATTATTGTCAAGACTGATGTGATCAAGTATATACTGTCAAAACCAATGTTAACTAGGAAGATTGGAAAATGGATTCTAACACTATCAGAGTTCAGCTTTTAATATATGCCCCAAATAACGATCAAGGGTCAAGCATTGTAGACTTCTTGGTTGAGCATCAAGAGTTTCAGGATGAGATTATCAACATCTCAAGAACTCTGGAAGTGGCCAGTGTGTGGATCCTGCCAAGCAAAACCTTCTTGGGCAAGGAAGAATGGATTTAGTACTAAATAAAGAGAATAGCTAGCCTCTGGATCACTCATTGGAAGTTATATTTTGATGGATCTTGCACTTAAAATGCTGCTGGAGTTGGGATTGTCATTATTGATCCAAAGGAATTCATCATTACTATGCATTCCTTTTGAACTACCAAGATACTACCAATAATCAGGCATAGTATGAGGCGCTGATAATTGGCCTACAAATCTTGATAGAGTTGGGGACAATTGAAGTTGAAGTGTTTGGTGATTCAAAGTTGGTAATCAATCAGTTAAATGGAGAATACAGGTGCAGACACATTACCATGGTTGGTTATTATTTGGCATCAACACAACTATTGAGCTATTGGGGTACTGAAATATCTGTCGATCATATCCCAGAGAATTAAATTCAATTCCCAATGAGATGGCACAAATGGCCTCTGAAGCACAAATCCAAGAAAGGAAGTTTGAAGGAAATATAGAAGTGCAAAGAAGAAATGTCCCTTCTATCTTTGAAAGGGGATTCAGCCTAGATGTGATGACTGAAGAAATAGAGATAGAAGACTGGAAGGCACCTATTATTTAGTATTTGAAAGATCCATCATTCTCCACAAGAGAGAAATAGACAACAAGCAACTAAATATGTCATGTGGAATAAAGATATGTTAAGAAAGACTCCAGATGGACTTCTGTTGAAATGCTTAGGCCTAGAAGAATCAATGAGAGTAATAGCCAAATTGCATAAAGGAATCTATGGAGAACATCAAGCTGGAACCAAGATAAGGTGGTTACTTAAGAGATATGGTTGTTTCTGGTCTGACATGGAGAAATATTGCAAGGCCTATACTCTtgaggatgtgaagaatgccaaaGACATAGACCTCTCCAACATGTGCCCTCAGTACCCTTGAACCATGTCgtcaagccttggcccttcagaGGATGAGCCATGCACTTCATCGGGCAAATTTACCCAACTTTTAGCAAAGGAAACACATTCATATCATGGCAACATATTACTTCACTAAATGGGTGGAAGCTTCAGCTATGAAGACTATCACTTCAATTGCAGTCAAGAAGTTCATTGAAACTAAGATCTTAAATAGATATGGGGTGCCTGAGACAATTGTTACAGATTGctggccatcttttatttcaaaggaAGTAGAAGAATTTGCAAGTTCAAGATAAAGATGATCAAATCTAGTCCTTACTACCCTCAGTCAAATGGTTAAGCAGAAGCTAGCAACAAGATCTTGGTGAACATCATTAAAAGAATGGTGGCATATAGTCCATAGAAGTGGCATGAAAAGTTAGGAGACACGTTGTGGGCTTACAAAATCTCCAAAAGGGTAGGAACTGGAGCTACTCCTTATGCCTTAACCTTCGGGCAAGATGTCATACTCCCCATGGAGATTAATGTGAGTTATGTTAGGATTCAAAACTAGTTCGAATTGCACAGTGAAAAATATATTCAGGCTATGTGTCAAGGAGTTGAAGATCTTGATGTAGCCTGAATTGAAGCTCTAAATTAAATtcaagaaggaaaaagagttgTTACCCTGACATATAATAAAAAGGTGAAATTGAAAACCTTCAAGGAAAAGAATTAGTATGGAAGGCAATTCAACCCTTAAGAGCTCAAGTGATAGGCTTTGGAAAGTGGAGCCCTACTTGGTAAGGGAagatattacttggcagatttgGAGGGGAACTTGCAAAAGCATCCAGTtaatgctaagtttttaaagaaatttcaTCCAACTTTATTGGATGCAAGAGATTGTTATATTGAGGAGATCTAAGTGAGTGGAGAAGGGTTGAAGTTAGGATACTGCAGTTAGAGCTCGAGGAGAAACAAGACAAGAAAAGATAAAGAAGagattcatttcatttcatataAATGATTACAAAGATCCTACCCTAACAACATTGCATCCTCAGCTAAGGCACATATTCTAGAAAAATAAGTCCGCATAATAGTAAAGATTTTGCCTGGTTCTCCTAAATACATGTTGCTATTGGCAAGTTAGTTATGTGAGTTCTCTACTTCTTGAGAGATCTTCTCCATATAGTCTACTTTCTTGGAAAGATGATTGGTTAGGCTCATCTTCTTGGCCTTGAGTGAAGAAAGCTGCTCTTCCAACCTCTGGATCTCGGAATTAACCACTGTAATCCTATCTTCCATCACTGATCCTTCTTCCACCAACTATTGGAGAGTGGTTGAGGTCTTCGTATGTTTTTCTTGGAAACATTTTACCCTATTGGACACCCGCTCCGCCTTCTGATGCTGGTCCCTAAGCGCCCGTAGATTCTCAAAGAAACTGAGAAATGACTCATATTGAGCCTTTAACAGTAACTGAGCCTTGTAAAGCTCGATGAGAGCCTTTTCAGCGTCATTAAGAATCTTGAGACTGAAGGAAGTAGTGAAATCCCTCTTTATCTAATCTTTAAAGATTTGACGAGCATTTTTAAGGAGAGAAGACttagatgaagaagatggagattGTAGCTTGGTCTTGATTTGCCCGAACTTCTTAACAAGCTCGGGCAATGTTGTTGCTAAAGAAGTAAATGATAGATGTGGGAGCATTTCTCCAACACCTTCAGCGGTAACAGGAGGGGCAGCCCCAATTGGTAGGGAATGAAGGATCTTAGGAGCAAGGTTAGGAATGGAAGCGGCAGTAGCCTTAACTTTCTTCTTTACCTGAGGGATGGGGATCTTTATGACCCCAGAAGCTAGGGGAGGCCAAGGAAGATCTCTCTTATGCACCAAGAGTGGTGGAGATTTGCCCGAACCTTCTCCAGAGTCTTGTTACAACCAAGAGTGATAAGTTAAGAAAATAGTTTATAATTCAAAATAAAGGAAGGCAAGACGAGAGAAGTCAACATACCTGATTTGAGCCTAGAACTTTGGAGGAAGGTGAATAAGGAGTTTTGTCCTTTGATGGCTGAGGATGAGCTTTCTCACTTGCTTGAGGGGAAGAATTGTTGCCCGAATCTTCAACAGAGGCCTAGAAATGTCCAAAGAAAAGACAAATGTTAGTAATATGGTTTGCAGAAATCAGATAGCAAaagtttaaataataatatatctaAGGTAGAACCTGAGGTTGAAAGATGGGTGCTTCGGGAGCAACAACTACATCAGGAGAAGCTGCTCGAGAAACCCTTGGGCTAGTTGCCTCTGAGACCACAAGAATTTCAGGGACTACAGGCTCCCTAAATGTGGTCATTGTTGGTGAATGAGACTCTTGCATGGGGGAAGACtaaaaaaagtaaaaggaaAATAAGTATAAAAGAGGAAGATGGCTTTAAGcataaaaatatcaagataaGGTACTTACTGGATTATTGTCATCCTCCACGAAGTGCAACATCTCTTTCCAGTGGAATGATCAAACTATGAAGTTGGAGTCACCACCAAGAGAGGGGAGTTTTGCCCAATAGAGGATGCAGCTGCTCCAACCTTAGCCTATAAAGGCAAAAGTAGAGTGTTAAATCTCTAAATTAGGTGAAAATGCAAGCGTAAagtgtgaaaaaaatatatacctttgaagACTTAGCCCAAGGAGGGGAAACTTGTACTGTTCGGGCTGGAGAAGAAGAGGCCTTGGGCAGAGAGATCCTTTCTTCTTTTATGGCCTGTTTCAACTAATCGGCCAAAGAGTTGAGAAAAtgggagaaaagaagaaaagggaaaacTCAGAGGAGTAAATTGAGATGTGGGTCATACCTCTAGTGCTTCAAGGGTGGAATCTTGCAAATCCTTGGCCTTTTGATACATCTCGATCCTTCGAGGATCATCATTTGAAACAATGGTAAGCTTATTGGTTGCTTGAGGTCCTAGAATtgaagaaaatggagtttttagCTCTGAACATGAAAATCAAGTAAGAAAAGAGGTAGAAATAAGATTCACTTACTGGAAGCTTTATGTTTCTTCCTACCCACCTCAGCTATTGAAGTGGAAGACTTAGAGGATGTGGAAGTTTGGGCTCTGGTTTTTTTCTTAGTAGGGTTTGCCCGTGGACCAGGTATAGAGAGTTGAGCTCGAGGTCTTTTTTCGGGCTCAAACTCTGAAGTCTATACCATTGCTGCCCGAGTTCTCCGAGTTGCCCAAGGCTCCGCTACAATCTTTCCCTCACCCTCAGAGTCCTCAAATAGTTCAGAGATATCACCACCTTCCCTAGCGCTTTATCTTTCTACTTCAACCACAGCCTCTTAAAGGATAAAGGCATTTGCATCCTTTTCCTCTAGCACGACATTTATTGCTTCAATATTACCTTGAGCTACAAATTTGGAAAGAAGCAAGTAAGGGAGCATAAGAAGGCATAATCATAAATATTATAAGTACAAGTTAAAGAAGATAATAAATACCTATTAGAATGAGCGGGTTCTTGTGGTGAATCTTCTCTTTCCAGTTTTCTAGCTCGCCCGAGCTGGGATAAGACTTGATGGAGAGTTGTTTGAAGAGGCAGTCATGGGCTTCGCATAGGTCCCTTTCATATTTCTTGGTCCACTTTGTTTTCCACCAAGAAGAGAAAATTGAGGTACATTTAAAGTTGAGAGCTACAAGCTTTCGAGCAACCTTGCTCATGACCTCAAGACCGTGTTGGGTAGCTCGAAAAATAACTTCTTGAGGAGATTAAAGACGGTATGAGGTGCCATAATGTACTGAGTCAAATAAAAGGATTGAAATGGCTTGCCTAAAGCCTAACTGCCTACTGCAGAAGTTTAGGTGATAAACTTCTAGCCCGCGCTTGTAGTGGTCATTCCTGACTTCCCAGGCTAGATCCCTAGTTTGAATGCAGCTGATGAATTTCTCTCAGAAGAAGGTGCTGGCGTCTTCTCCAAAAGCGTCTTGAAAGACTTGATCAGAAAACCAAATGTATCTTCTTAAAACTGATGCTCCCCACTCAAAGTCTGCCCGAGTCCTGCAGACTCTAAAAAAGTAAAGGCAGTAAAATGTGGAATGATTGGTGGGAGAGGCCTTAGCAAATATTTGGGCAGAGGCCACTCCTTCAGGGAATTCGAGATTGGCCACCCGAAGCTCGAGGAAATACCATTGCAACCATAATTGGACCATCCAAATTGGCCCATTGAGGTTGGTTTCAAATGGTTCTCCCCGAGTCATCTTGAAGAGAATATggtagagatgagagagaaggaaatggcTCGTGGCTACATCGTCAAAGTTGTGAAGAGCTTCTACTAGAGGGATCCATTCTACCATCACTCCTTTGGATTTATTGGGGAAGACATGCTTGTTAAGCCAATACAGCAGAAAAGTACATATGCTCTTGGTCTCTGTTGGCGTTGGAGGAAGAGGGGCCAAATTCTTTCTTGGCAAATAGGATGAAGCCTGTAAATGAGGTCCAATAGCTCTTAAAGGTTGAGGAGTTATGCTCCATTTAAAAAATGGGGGCAGAACTGCCCGAGCTCTTAGTGGTTGTACGAGAAAAGGGTGCCTAGTCGTAGGTGACATCCACAACTCTACCTGAAAGACTTAGACCGAAGATTTGGGCCATGTTGAGGATGGTCAGGGACATGGGGTCCATCCTAAAGTCAAAGGTGTTGGTGCTCGAGTTCCAGAAAAGGAGTACAGTTGTTAATAGCTCGAGCGTAGCAATAATAGTAGTCTTCGAGAGCACTATCAGCTCGTAGATATCATTGTTCATCCATTTTTGTTTGAAGATGGGTTTGAGCTCGTTTACCCACTGCACCCAAGCTTCATCATTCATCAGAGGAAAACCACGACGATGGTTTGACcatttggaggaagagatgcCTGACTCGGCCTGAAATGGGTTGGGGGTATGCCATTTCTCATTGGGCATGTTGTTTTCTATAACTACAGGGACCTGAGAAGTCTATACAAGTCCTAATGAGTGAACTCCTCCCTCCTCGAAGAACAGTTTAGTATGCAGGCTTACCTGAGGGTGATGAAGGCCGTTGAGTAAACGACGCATAGTGGAAATGCCTTTGCCAGATTCACAGGGAGATTGAGTTCGAGCAACTTTGGGTGCCATTGAGTATAGTTGAAGAAAAATGTGGAGAAAATTGATACTAAGGAGTAAGACCTGAGAAAGCAAGAATGCACTGGAAAGGTTCTAAGAATACTGAGAGTTCTGGAAATTCGAAGGTTTGAAATTGCTAAGGTATTTGGCCGAGGAGTTTAAGTGAGGATTATATAGTGAGTGGTTAGCTAAGGTATTTGGGTTAATCATTATTAACACCTCGATTTGCAGACTCAACAATGAttaaagggggcactgtttggtttaatatttgaacattggatTTAGATAAAGGAAAGCCCAAGGGTGCCAAATTAAAGAAGATTTGCCCGAAGCCCATCACCAAGCCCAAAGGTAAATTGAAGCCTTTTCAGCCAAGGTACAAGCCATATGATAACTTTCCACAACAGCCCGGGAAGACGGTTAGAATGGACTCATCCCGAGAAGCCTTGGAAAAATGTGATGTCTATGCTTGGTCACCCTCTGACATGTCCGACATCGATCCTGAGATAACTTTCCACAAGATGCACTTTGACCCCGCTGTTAAACCAGTGATCCACACAAGATGCACTTTGACCCCGCTGTTAAACCAGTGATCCAGAATAGGTGACATTTCGCTCTGGAACGGGTGATGATGATGGAACAAAGATAAACAACCTATCATAGGTCGGGTTCATTGCGAAAGTGGTGCACTCAACATGGTTATCCAATGTCGTTCCTTAAAGACCTTTATCCAATTCCCTGAATTGGCCCATTGGTGGGCTTGACATTCGGGAAACAGCTACTCAGCTGCATACTCAAGCTACAATCAGATTGTCATGCACCCGCCTAACAAGGAAAAGACTGTGTTGATGATCGAGAGAGGCACCTACTGTTACAAAGGCATGCCCTTTGATCTCAAGAACGTGAGAGCCACCTACCAATGAACGGTAAAGATGATGTTCACAAAGCAGATTGAAGTAACAATAAAGGTCTATGTCCACAACATAAtgatgaaaaattaaattgtagAAGATCATTTTCGAAAAGTcagaattgcatctccaatgcgttgtatcgtgttcaacaaaaaaaaattaaattgaatcaataccatgtagatcaattcaataaaataataaattaatcataaaaagaatgattaaaacgtaatattcccttgattgaagatcaaacttctttagcgcagcgtcaagagtgtgctgataacgtgttgtaggcataatttactgaacaattatggaggccatagagagagaggtgtagcacaaagagaaagagagagatgtgtaattgtgaggtgtgtgttatatCACCCCATTATGccttatttatagtagcagagaAGGTTAAATCCTTATTAGGATTACagctctaataggataatatgtAAGTCTAGAGAATATTCCACGATATCTCTAGATACagtaggatttacacaatcacattcctaatctaataggacagCAACATGTACAACAAATATGATAAGTTtatcaaaaataaaagtaaaacaaTTGTGAGAGgtagataaaaaaatttaaaaaaaaataaaacatgtgATAGAGGTACGtaagttatttgtttttgtccacCTTTGTGGATGGAAAGGGGTTTTCATTCTACCTCTGTGGGTGgaatcaatttatttatttttatctaccTGTTTTGGTGAAATGATTTATGTATCTCCAATTCTCCTTGTGTATAATTCAGGCGCACCCAATCCTTCCTCGTATGGCCAGAGTTTGTATATATCCATTTGATTCAAAGCTTGTCTTAGTTTCTATGTTTGTACCTTGGTGTTTAGGGATCTTTAAATATGATGCCATCTTAATTTGTTTAATATTCTCCCTTCTGTCCCCAAAAAATGAAATAGACTTTTGTTTACCTGAATTGGTGGAAGGCGCAGATTAAAGTGGAGCAACAGTTTGGTGACTTTGAGTGCTGGGGATGGAGGGTTTATTCCTTTAGTGGggtgttgagcaaaaattgtacataatatgtaaacaaataattcactcgacacaatttcaccctcatTCAGTTTtccgaagagggttttattaattcgagttcgacccattctaggctacacgcctattaattacaatctttcttttgggaaagaaataccctttgattccaaTTCGAATAAAAATGTAACTTGAGGAATTtgatgtttgtttgattttgtgactgcacATAGGTTGaaccctagattgcctacgtaccctcttgaGGGATCAAATCACTCGTAGTTCATGGATTTGGTATTTATTtggatttgatgccttgtgcagttttagctcatgcgggcgaggagcatttgaaaatttgatatggcttcatgccatttgaaattttgatacaGCTTCGGGCCCTTTGAAACTTTTCtttggcttcgtgccattttggtatttgatggtaggagtgaatttagtttatataaaccagggattcgtTTCGACTTCACGGTTGCGTCTAAAACTTgatattagactgcctacgtatccttaacagAATCAAACCGGCGTAGTTCGTTAATATTTACGAATGAATGAACCACGTGAATAACATGGGGTGTgtttttcccacttgtaacttACTTTTTGTCCACACTTTCCTTTATCTACTCTGCTTTTATTTGGCACAAACTAGTGATCAATGCATGCAAAGTCACTTAATAGCTCGCCAACTTTACCAGGTACTAGAGCACCATTGCTATTTTTCATCTCTCATGTTTTTGTTGGATTGCCTACTGTGATCAGTAGCTGTGAGAAGAGACCAAACTGAGTTTGAGACGAATTTAGCATCCAAGAACTACATGAGTTTTGTACCCAAATACTTTGCGGGATTTAACACTTACGAAACGTTCATGGAGGTTAATGACCTGAGTTTTGCCGTTGTGGGATTTAATATCcaagctttgctctttgtaGAACAAACAAAACCTGAGAACTTGATCGTGGGTTAAGTATCCGATTCTTCATCGCAGGTGAAATGCTCTTTTGTTTTGTAGCATTTGTCAATTTTACTTACTTTTCCTTTGCAAACCTTCTAGATGCCTgaggaaccctttgtgttctcTCTTCCGTTAGTGACCTGAGAGCAATCTTTATTCCCGCTGGTGCTTGAAGTCGACGTCATTCTGGCACACTTTGTAACGCAGGAAGACTTAGGCTGATTTCGTTGCCGCCGGTCCATGCTTCTTGTTGCTTTTCCATGTCCGTGTTTGTTGCTGCAGTGTTCGACATCTTCAACTTTGAGAAGACAAAGCATGGCGTCGGGACTCTCATAGAGCTTTCAGGTTTGATTGGAACTTCACGGGGTGGTTTAGACCACtccgaagaaattcatgggactAACTACAACGGCACGGAGCACTTAGATTTGATTGGAACTTCACGGGATGGTTTAAACcaccccgaagaaattcatgggattgACGGCAGCGGCACGGACGAACTTGCTGGGCATAGAAATCACTGCATGGCCGCTGTTGGTGGCAGAGACGATGGTTTCTTTGCGGCTATTGGCGAAGAAGACAGCAAATGTCTCCGTtggtggagaagaagaagaaacgaggACAGGTTTGGGGGGGTCGGTGCGATTTGTTGGTGGTGCATGTTCCCACCAACATCTTCTT harbors:
- the LOC126618105 gene encoding uncharacterized protein LOC126618105, encoding MSVFVAAVFDIFNFEKTKHGVGTLIELSGLIGTSRGGLDHSEEIHGTNYNGTEHLDLIGTSRDGLNHPEEIHGIDGSGTDELAGHRNHCMAAVGGRDDGFFAAIGEEDSKCLRWWRRRRNEDRFGGVGAICSGMPLRI